Proteins found in one Dendrosporobacter quercicolus genomic segment:
- a CDS encoding SDR family oxidoreductase gives MNQEEILLTQGQGFPPQHQDVQPGIEAKMIPRPVSIDPNEPSANKLKGKTALITGGDSGIGRAVAYAFAREGADVSIVYLNEHADAEETKRQIEKYGQRCLLIAGDIGDEAICQSAVTQTVKEFKGLDILVNNAAEQHVRNGLADITPEKLERIFRTNLFSCFYFAKAALQYLKSGSSIINTASITAYEGHVQLLDYSATKGAIVTLTRSLSQLLIGQGIRVNAVAPGPIWTPLIPASYDAPKVSQFGQDTPMQRAGQPFEAAPCYVFLASGAAQYITGQVLHVNGGTVINS, from the coding sequence ATGAATCAGGAAGAAATACTGCTTACCCAGGGGCAGGGCTTTCCACCCCAGCATCAGGATGTCCAGCCGGGAATAGAAGCAAAGATGATCCCCCGGCCGGTATCCATTGATCCCAATGAACCATCGGCTAACAAACTTAAAGGGAAGACTGCGCTGATTACCGGCGGGGACAGTGGCATCGGCCGGGCGGTAGCTTACGCTTTCGCCCGGGAAGGAGCAGATGTCAGCATTGTCTACTTAAATGAACACGCTGACGCCGAAGAAACCAAACGTCAAATAGAAAAATACGGACAGCGCTGCCTGCTGATCGCCGGTGATATCGGTGATGAGGCCATTTGTCAATCGGCGGTAACGCAAACAGTAAAAGAATTCAAAGGACTTGATATCCTGGTCAATAATGCTGCCGAGCAGCATGTCCGCAATGGTCTGGCCGATATTACCCCGGAAAAATTAGAACGGATTTTTCGAACCAACTTGTTTTCCTGCTTCTATTTTGCCAAAGCCGCTCTGCAATATTTAAAAAGCGGCAGCAGTATCATTAATACTGCCTCAATTACCGCTTATGAAGGGCATGTCCAATTATTAGATTATTCCGCCACCAAAGGGGCCATTGTAACCCTGACGCGTTCTTTATCTCAATTGCTGATCGGCCAGGGAATCAGGGTTAACGCCGTTGCCCCCGGCCCAATTTGGACTCCGCTTATCCCCGCCTCTTACGATGCCCCGAAAGTATCCCAGTTTGGCCAGGATACGCCCATGCAGCGGGCCGGCCAACCGTTCGAGGCAGCTCCCTGTTACGTTTTCCTGGCATCCGGAGCAGCCCAATATATCACTGGACAGGTGCTCCACGTCAATGGCGGAACTGTAATCAACAGCTGA
- a CDS encoding HAD family hydrolase: MRKILYWDIDGTLIRTAKAGLYAFEQAVAELYCREIDFAKLITSGMTDNHIAAQIIQNILKRQPSGQDISALTQRYEAVLPVHLAARKGLILPAVQDILEALHPNENYVSLLLTGNSRCGAKIKLDYFDLAKYFNFAASAFCEHRLERNDIARYALETVQNLYPDVTPDNIYIIGDTPNDIACGKAIGARTIAVATGNYSVEILSGQAPWWAVKQLPAPAEFIAKLSS, translated from the coding sequence ATGAGAAAAATACTATACTGGGATATTGACGGAACCTTGATTAGAACAGCCAAAGCTGGATTATATGCCTTTGAGCAGGCCGTAGCCGAGCTTTATTGCCGGGAAATAGACTTTGCCAAGCTGATCACAAGTGGAATGACCGATAATCATATTGCTGCCCAAATCATTCAAAATATTCTTAAGAGACAGCCCTCCGGACAGGATATCAGCGCACTTACGCAGCGTTATGAAGCGGTGCTGCCGGTGCATTTAGCGGCAAGAAAAGGCCTTATTCTGCCGGCGGTGCAGGATATTCTCGAAGCTCTCCATCCAAACGAAAACTATGTATCGCTGCTGCTGACCGGCAATAGTCGCTGCGGCGCTAAAATTAAGCTGGACTATTTTGACCTGGCCAAATATTTTAATTTTGCCGCCAGCGCATTTTGCGAACACCGCCTGGAGCGCAATGATATTGCCCGGTACGCGCTTGAGACAGTGCAAAATTTGTACCCTGATGTAACGCCGGACAATATCTATATTATTGGCGATACGCCCAATGACATTGCCTGTGGGAAGGCCATCGGCGCAAGAACCATTGCGGTGGCGACCGGCAATTATTCTGTAGAAATCCTGTCCGGGCAGGCGCCCTGGTGGGCGGTGAAACAACTGCCGGCTCCGGCGGAATTTATCGCTAAACTGTCTAGCTGA
- the bioA gene encoding adenosylmethionine--8-amino-7-oxononanoate transaminase yields the protein MIEAKDKQYIWHPFTQMKGWLEHSQTVITDANGIKLIDSNGREYYDAVSSLWVNIHGHRRTEIDQAIIRQLGRVAHSTALGLANMPAAEYAEQLIKAAPAGLTKVFYSDDGSTAVEVAIKMAFQYWRHQGRPDKKRFVALEQAYHGDTVGTVSVGGIDLFHRVFKPLLFAPFYIPSPSCYHCRLADSPASCNLACARQLEKLLEEKHHEIAALVIEPLVQAAAGMLMSPPGYLARVRELTRKYDVLLIADEVATGFGRTGRLFACEHENVDPDFMCLSKGITGGYLPLAATLTTDRIYNEFLGEMAEKRTFYHGHSYTANQLGCAAALASLKIFSDEQVIAGLAPKIAAISANMAKLKEHEHVGDARQCGMIAGIELMQNKELKQPYSWEQCIGAKVCAKAREYGVFIRPVGDVVVFMPPLCVSPDDIDLMLGVVARSVEEICSQGQSVDDGGGAHF from the coding sequence ATGATTGAGGCTAAAGATAAACAATATATCTGGCATCCTTTCACTCAGATGAAAGGATGGCTGGAACATTCCCAGACAGTAATTACTGATGCAAATGGGATAAAGCTAATCGATAGTAACGGGCGGGAATACTATGACGCCGTTTCTTCACTATGGGTGAATATACACGGCCATCGCCGGACGGAAATAGATCAGGCAATCATCAGGCAGCTTGGGCGGGTCGCGCATAGCACTGCCTTGGGCCTGGCCAATATGCCGGCCGCAGAGTATGCCGAACAACTCATTAAGGCTGCGCCGGCCGGCCTAACCAAAGTATTTTATTCCGATGACGGCTCCACAGCGGTTGAGGTAGCCATAAAAATGGCTTTTCAGTATTGGCGTCATCAAGGCCGGCCGGACAAAAAGCGCTTTGTAGCGCTGGAACAGGCCTATCACGGCGATACTGTGGGTACAGTCAGTGTCGGCGGCATTGATTTGTTCCACCGGGTATTTAAGCCGTTGTTGTTTGCGCCATTTTATATACCGTCGCCCTCCTGTTATCATTGTAGGCTGGCTGACAGTCCGGCAAGCTGCAACCTGGCCTGTGCCCGGCAGCTGGAAAAGCTGCTGGAGGAAAAGCATCACGAAATTGCCGCCCTGGTCATCGAACCGCTGGTTCAGGCTGCTGCGGGCATGCTAATGTCGCCGCCTGGCTATCTGGCCAGGGTGAGGGAACTGACCCGGAAATATGATGTACTGCTGATTGCCGATGAAGTGGCGACCGGTTTTGGGCGGACCGGCCGGTTGTTTGCCTGTGAGCATGAAAATGTCGATCCGGATTTCATGTGCCTGTCCAAAGGAATTACCGGCGGGTATTTACCGTTGGCGGCAACTCTGACCACTGACCGGATCTATAACGAATTTTTGGGAGAAATGGCGGAGAAGCGGACCTTTTATCATGGGCATTCCTATACTGCCAATCAGTTGGGCTGTGCAGCGGCTTTAGCCAGTTTAAAAATTTTTTCCGACGAGCAGGTGATTGCCGGCCTTGCTCCCAAGATTGCGGCAATCAGTGCAAATATGGCTAAACTGAAGGAGCACGAGCATGTCGGTGATGCCCGTCAGTGCGGTATGATTGCCGGTATCGAGCTGATGCAGAATAAAGAATTAAAACAGCCTTACTCCTGGGAGCAGTGTATAGGCGCCAAGGTTTGCGCCAAAGCCCGCGAGTATGGGGTATTTATTCGTCCGGTAGGCGATGTGGTGGTATTTATGCCGCCATTATGCGTTTCGCCTGACGACATTGATCTGATGCTGGGTGTTGTGGCCCGCTCAGTTGAAGAGATATGCAGCCAGGGCCAAAGCGTTGATGACGGCGGCGGCGCGCATTTTTAA
- the bioD gene encoding dethiobiotin synthase produces MQGLFITATDTDAGKTVITGAIAAALKARGINVGALKPLASGGTADDNGQLAAEDTNFLLKAAGLAEDQRTLVNFVCLQPALTPAVAARQDGVTIDMAAVISGCRYAGQHFDKTLVEGVGGMAAPLWEDYTVADLMAELGLPAIIVTRPYLGAINHTVLTAGYARQRGIEVAGIIINQWNEAQAGILEYSNIEYIERLTKLPVLGKFPLVPAISVAGARLEGLAELAERHLAVDRLLAAMEGQDK; encoded by the coding sequence ATGCAAGGTTTATTTATCACAGCCACAGACACTGATGCTGGCAAGACGGTCATTACCGGAGCAATTGCGGCTGCGCTTAAAGCACGCGGTATTAATGTCGGGGCGCTCAAGCCGCTGGCCTCCGGTGGTACAGCAGATGATAACGGCCAATTGGCCGCGGAAGATACGAATTTTTTACTAAAAGCCGCCGGTCTGGCTGAGGATCAGCGGACCCTGGTCAATTTTGTCTGTTTGCAGCCGGCTTTGACTCCGGCTGTTGCCGCCCGCCAGGATGGAGTAACCATTGATATGGCGGCGGTAATTTCCGGCTGCCGGTATGCCGGACAGCATTTTGACAAAACGCTGGTTGAGGGAGTCGGCGGAATGGCCGCGCCGTTGTGGGAGGATTACACTGTTGCCGATCTGATGGCCGAATTGGGCCTGCCGGCAATCATTGTCACCCGGCCGTATCTCGGCGCAATTAACCATACCGTACTGACTGCCGGGTATGCCAGGCAGCGAGGAATTGAAGTCGCCGGTATTATCATTAATCAATGGAATGAGGCGCAAGCCGGCATTCTGGAATACAGCAATATCGAATACATTGAACGGCTGACCAAACTGCCGGTATTGGGCAAGTTTCCCCTTGTTCCGGCAATCAGCGTCGCCGGCGCCCGGCTGGAAGGGTTGGCTGAATTGGCGGAGCGGCATTTGGCTGTTGACCGTCTGCTTGCCGCTATGGAGGGACAGGATAAATGA
- the bioF gene encoding 8-amino-7-oxononanoate synthase, giving the protein MDFLQDYLLAARQKNLYRQTIAYEPVDATHVRLDGQIYLLLAANNYLGLTHHPRVRQAAIEAVANYGSGSGGARLTTGTHPVYSSLEGRLAAFKGTEAAVVFNCGYMANIGTISALMGRADTIFSDELNHASIIDGCRLSKARTVVFRHSDMAHLAQCLAETPCSGQRLIVVDGVFSMDGDIAPLEEIVKLAKKYDALTMVDDAHSTGVLGQGRGTAVHFGLEGQIDIQLGTLSKALAAEGGYVAGSRQLVEYLVNTARSFIFSTALAPAAVAAALAALELIEAEPALTEKLSSNSSFMRRGLSAAGLPVVGGITPIIPVGVGPAGTAVKLAEELRQGGLIITAIRPPTVPEGESRLRIAVSAAHDQAELSLAIDQIAAAVNKLKRGDH; this is encoded by the coding sequence GTGGATTTTTTACAGGACTATTTACTGGCGGCAAGGCAAAAAAATCTATACCGCCAGACGATTGCTTATGAGCCGGTCGATGCGACTCACGTCCGGCTGGACGGACAGATTTATTTGCTGCTGGCCGCCAATAATTATCTTGGGCTAACGCATCATCCCCGGGTACGGCAGGCGGCCATTGAAGCGGTAGCCAACTATGGGAGCGGGTCAGGCGGGGCAAGACTGACAACAGGCACACATCCTGTCTATTCGTCACTCGAAGGCCGGCTGGCGGCTTTCAAAGGAACGGAGGCCGCTGTGGTCTTCAATTGCGGTTATATGGCGAATATCGGTACAATCAGCGCATTGATGGGCCGGGCTGATACTATTTTCAGTGATGAGCTAAATCATGCCAGCATCATTGACGGCTGCCGGTTGAGCAAAGCCCGGACGGTAGTATTTCGCCATTCGGATATGGCGCATTTGGCGCAGTGTTTAGCCGAAACGCCCTGTTCCGGTCAGCGGCTGATTGTTGTAGACGGCGTATTTAGCATGGACGGGGATATTGCGCCGCTGGAAGAAATCGTAAAGCTGGCGAAGAAATACGATGCACTGACCATGGTAGATGACGCTCATTCCACCGGAGTTTTGGGGCAAGGGCGCGGTACGGCGGTCCATTTTGGCTTAGAAGGGCAAATTGATATTCAGCTGGGGACTTTAAGCAAGGCTTTGGCTGCTGAAGGGGGATATGTGGCCGGCAGCCGTCAACTGGTGGAATATCTGGTTAATACAGCCCGCAGTTTTATTTTTTCCACTGCCCTGGCTCCGGCTGCTGTTGCCGCAGCCCTGGCTGCGCTTGAGCTGATCGAAGCTGAGCCCGCATTGACTGAAAAGCTTAGCAGCAACAGCAGCTTTATGCGCCGGGGCCTGTCGGCGGCCGGTTTACCGGTGGTTGGCGGGATAACCCCGATCATCCCGGTAGGTGTTGGCCCAGCCGGTACTGCCGTTAAACTGGCGGAAGAGTTGCGGCAGGGCGGTTTGATTATTACGGCAATCAGGCCGCCGACGGTGCCGGAAGGGGAAAGCCGTCTTAGAATTGCCGTTTCGGCAGCTCATGATCAGGCTGAACTTAGCCTGGCAATTGATCAAATTGCGGCAGCAGTCAACAAACTGAAAAGAGGTGACCATTAA
- a CDS encoding 6-carboxyhexanoate--CoA ligase, which produces MIYSVRMRAAQGAAHEDGGRHISGAERLVSRDQIGALTQSMVERAFSHSRGQTDFINITVEAVATENIRRLELLPMTTVAAADVSAGRAAAKAALAAAGVKSPAADAGMERLLALKDSMRGAMLICGVTGQRLDGTDGRGIRVSRMDIDDQNRFAAWLEKRGFTGIHIREAVVLATKVAAASGVIAELCWSDDPEYTAGYVASASGYMRFPQLKPYGVMQGGRLFFIRPETNITELMHYLETQPVLVVTPEEAE; this is translated from the coding sequence ATGATTTACAGCGTTAGAATGCGGGCGGCGCAGGGCGCTGCACACGAGGATGGCGGCCGGCATATTTCGGGGGCTGAGCGGCTGGTCAGCAGGGATCAGATAGGCGCGCTGACGCAGTCTATGGTGGAACGGGCATTCTCGCACAGCCGCGGGCAAACGGATTTTATCAACATTACCGTTGAGGCTGTTGCAACGGAAAACATTCGCCGGCTGGAACTGTTGCCAATGACAACAGTTGCGGCTGCTGATGTTTCGGCCGGACGGGCAGCAGCCAAAGCGGCCCTGGCTGCCGCCGGCGTTAAATCGCCTGCGGCCGATGCCGGTATGGAGCGGTTGCTGGCGTTAAAAGACAGCATGCGCGGCGCCATGCTGATTTGTGGTGTAACCGGGCAGCGGCTGGATGGTACTGACGGGCGCGGAATCCGGGTGTCGCGAATGGACATTGACGATCAGAACCGCTTCGCCGCCTGGCTGGAAAAGCGGGGCTTTACTGGAATACATATCCGGGAAGCAGTGGTATTGGCTACCAAAGTGGCCGCCGCTTCCGGTGTTATCGCTGAATTATGCTGGTCGGATGACCCCGAATACACGGCCGGCTATGTCGCGTCAGCCAGCGGGTACATGAGATTTCCCCAGCTTAAACCATATGGCGTTATGCAAGGCGGGCGGCTGTTTTTTATCAGGCCGGAGACAAATATTACCGAACTGATGCACTATCTTGAAACACAGCCGGTTTTGGTAGTTACCCCCGAGGAGGCTGAATAA
- a CDS encoding LysR family transcriptional regulator encodes MKELDVRHLTYFIEVARHKSFTKAAQALHITQPSISKMVKILEEELEVTLFNRTAKQAELTDAGKAVLRQAQQIVHSVQNLTSELSDVINIKKGNIIIGLPPMVGVSFFPSVIGDFNHLYPQVTQKLIEVGSKQVEHGVEDGSLDIGVVALPVKNELFNMFSFVREPMRLIVYPEHPLTDKELVGFSELKEEHFVLFREDFTIRDRILERCSQNGFYPKIVCESSQWDFIAEMVAAKLGIAFLPDTITKELPASRIKVLELDQPEIPWHLAIIWRKDKYLSFAAREWLKFTSNRFGIQFDLTTK; translated from the coding sequence GTGAAAGAATTGGATGTACGGCATTTGACCTACTTTATTGAGGTTGCACGTCATAAAAGCTTTACCAAAGCAGCCCAGGCCCTTCATATTACGCAGCCTTCAATTAGCAAAATGGTAAAAATTCTGGAAGAAGAACTTGAGGTCACGCTGTTCAATCGCACTGCCAAACAGGCTGAACTGACCGATGCCGGCAAAGCCGTCTTGCGGCAGGCGCAGCAAATCGTTCATTCTGTGCAAAACCTCACCTCAGAATTGTCCGATGTGATCAACATAAAGAAAGGCAATATTATTATTGGTCTGCCTCCAATGGTCGGCGTGAGCTTCTTCCCCAGCGTTATTGGCGATTTTAATCATTTATACCCGCAGGTTACCCAAAAATTAATTGAGGTAGGGTCAAAACAAGTCGAGCATGGCGTCGAAGACGGCAGCCTGGATATCGGCGTCGTGGCCTTACCGGTGAAAAATGAACTATTCAACATGTTCTCCTTTGTCAGGGAACCCATGCGGCTTATTGTATATCCTGAGCATCCTCTGACAGATAAAGAGCTGGTGGGCTTTTCCGAGCTAAAAGAGGAACATTTCGTGCTGTTTCGCGAAGATTTTACGATCCGTGACCGTATTCTGGAGCGCTGCAGCCAAAATGGCTTTTATCCAAAAATTGTTTGTGAAAGCTCTCAATGGGATTTTATTGCGGAAATGGTTGCAGCCAAATTAGGCATTGCCTTCCTGCCTGATACCATTACCAAGGAACTGCCGGCCAGCCGGATTAAGGTTCTGGAATTGGATCAACCGGAAATCCCCTGGCATTTGGCAATCATTTGGCGAAAGGATAAATATTTATCCTTTGCTGCCCGGGAATGGCTTAAATTTACCAGCAACCGCTTTGGCATTCAGTTTGATTTAACAACAAAATGA
- a CDS encoding TerC family protein, whose protein sequence is MFEIMHLNPDWLVALGSILLLDLLLSGDNAIIIALACKDLPPEQRKKAIFWGCAGAIALRISLTLMAAWLLEIPYLQFAGGIALLWIAVKLLAKDPKVVHVDNFSSLGAAVKTILFADLIMSLDNVLSLAAVAQTVPESKYSLLIIGLLASIPLVIWGSQIFLKIMDKYPVIIYIGAGILGYASAEMVVADKITGPLLNQYSIYIQVVFVIFVLALGHYLKIRHRNAQINPSEN, encoded by the coding sequence ATGTTTGAAATAATGCATTTAAATCCCGACTGGTTGGTAGCCTTGGGCAGTATTTTACTGCTGGACTTACTTTTGAGTGGGGATAATGCTATAATTATAGCACTAGCCTGCAAGGACTTACCACCAGAACAGCGCAAAAAAGCGATTTTTTGGGGCTGTGCCGGGGCAATTGCCCTACGGATAAGCTTAACGCTCATGGCTGCCTGGCTCTTAGAAATACCATATTTACAGTTTGCCGGCGGCATCGCCTTATTATGGATTGCTGTTAAACTGCTGGCCAAAGACCCCAAGGTAGTTCATGTCGACAATTTTTCCAGCCTGGGCGCCGCTGTAAAAACGATCCTGTTTGCCGATTTGATTATGAGCCTCGATAATGTTTTATCACTGGCTGCAGTAGCCCAAACCGTGCCTGAAAGCAAATATTCCTTACTGATCATTGGTTTGCTGGCCAGCATTCCGCTGGTCATCTGGGGTTCTCAGATATTCCTGAAAATAATGGATAAGTATCCTGTGATCATCTATATTGGCGCCGGTATTTTAGGTTACGCTTCTGCTGAAATGGTTGTCGCCGATAAAATTACAGGTCCGCTGCTGAATCAATACAGCATCTATATTCAGGTAGTATTCGTTATTTTCGTACTGGCATTGGGCCACTATCTTAAAATTCGCCATAGAAATGCGCAAATTAACCCATCTGAAAATTAA
- the htpX gene encoding zinc metalloprotease HtpX: MNTVKTTILLAALTGLLVAVGGAFGGKSGATLMLLVSFAMNFGSYWYSDKIVLKMYKARPVTPEQAPDLYKMVARLTQRAKMPMPKVYIIDSEVPNAFATGRNPENGVVAVTTGIMRALNYDELEGVVAHELAHIKNRDTLISTVVASIAGVISWIGTMAQWAAIFGSNRDDEEGGGIAGLIFTIVVAPLAATLIQLGISRSREFEADQSGGQISGNPLALASALQKIEHYAKHAVMQQATPATSHMFIINPLSGVRGTINSLFSTHPTTAQRVAKLQEQARK, from the coding sequence ATGAATACTGTAAAAACAACGATACTGCTGGCTGCATTAACCGGTCTCTTAGTTGCCGTAGGTGGTGCATTCGGCGGAAAATCAGGGGCAACCCTGATGCTGCTCGTCTCTTTTGCCATGAATTTTGGCAGCTACTGGTACAGTGACAAAATCGTCCTTAAGATGTATAAGGCTCGTCCCGTCACCCCTGAGCAGGCGCCAGACCTGTATAAAATGGTTGCCCGTCTGACTCAGCGCGCTAAAATGCCTATGCCTAAAGTCTACATCATTGACAGTGAGGTTCCCAATGCCTTTGCTACCGGCCGTAATCCTGAAAATGGCGTAGTTGCGGTAACAACAGGGATTATGCGCGCTCTGAATTACGATGAGCTCGAAGGAGTCGTAGCTCATGAACTGGCTCATATTAAAAACCGCGATACACTGATCAGCACGGTTGTCGCTTCTATCGCCGGCGTAATATCCTGGATCGGCACGATGGCGCAGTGGGCTGCTATTTTTGGCAGCAATCGCGATGATGAAGAAGGCGGCGGCATCGCCGGTTTAATCTTTACCATTGTTGTAGCGCCACTGGCCGCAACCTTAATTCAGCTTGGCATTTCCCGGTCCCGTGAATTTGAAGCCGATCAAAGCGGCGGACAGATATCCGGTAATCCACTGGCCTTAGCCAGCGCATTACAAAAAATTGAGCATTATGCCAAACACGCCGTTATGCAGCAGGCTACCCCTGCTACCTCTCATATGTTTATCATCAATCCGTTAAGCGGTGTCCGCGGAACCATCAACAGCTTATTCAGTACACATCCAACAACTGCCCAGCGGGTAGCAAAATTGCAGGAACAAGCCCGAAAATAA
- a CDS encoding guanylate kinase, with protein MNKVFVIIGPPASGKTSIANRLASYGIPEMVSHTTRQPREGEINGESYYFVSKEEFAKMDLIERVNYSGQYYGLSKQEVLKKVKEQPLSIVVVERTGLEQLKKLLGERLESIYIMIDDTTIIDRMLNRGQSNETIQRRLEYAQKNGEFNHWQLTDYVVKNTKTIDSAVRQVMAIMGLSVPAVEQ; from the coding sequence ATGAATAAAGTTTTTGTCATCATTGGACCGCCGGCTTCAGGTAAAACCTCTATTGCTAACCGCCTCGCCAGCTATGGCATCCCGGAGATGGTCAGCCATACAACCCGTCAACCGCGTGAAGGAGAAATAAACGGGGAAAGCTATTATTTCGTTTCCAAAGAAGAATTTGCCAAAATGGATCTGATTGAACGGGTAAATTACTCCGGCCAGTACTATGGCTTAAGCAAACAGGAAGTGCTGAAAAAAGTCAAAGAGCAGCCTTTAAGTATTGTTGTGGTCGAACGGACCGGCCTGGAGCAGCTGAAAAAACTGCTTGGCGAAAGGCTGGAGTCTATCTATATTATGATAGACGATACTACAATTATTGACAGGATGCTGAATCGCGGTCAAAGCAATGAAACGATTCAACGCCGTTTGGAATACGCCCAAAAAAATGGCGAATTCAATCATTGGCAATTAACCGATTATGTTGTTAAAAATACTAAGACCATCGATAGCGCTGTGCGACAGGTGATGGCGATTATGGGGCTGTCTGTCCCGGCGGTCGAGCAGTAA
- a CDS encoding carbon-nitrogen family hydrolase, whose translation MKVAVLQMNVRLGDVEANRQKALHMIHTGLAHHAQLFVLPEMWTTGYRLDQIHTLAEPETGPTLLLLQRLAREYSIEIIAGSIAESRNSKIYNTAYAIDKTGAIIAKYSKIHLIGLMAEEKYISPGDRKCSFELSTGPAGLIICYDIRFTELPRSLALEGCTTLFIPAQWPEQRGEHWRVLNQARAIENQLFVISANTVNGRGNGKMYGHSMIIDPWGKIIAEGGSTEELILADVDFSTVADIRKRLPVFTDRRPQYY comes from the coding sequence ATGAAAGTTGCTGTACTGCAAATGAATGTCCGATTGGGCGATGTTGAGGCCAATCGTCAAAAAGCACTGCATATGATCCATACCGGTTTGGCTCACCATGCTCAACTGTTTGTGTTGCCCGAAATGTGGACCACCGGTTATCGGCTGGACCAGATTCATACCCTGGCTGAACCGGAAACTGGGCCGACACTGCTGCTGCTGCAGCGGCTGGCCCGGGAATACAGTATAGAAATTATTGCCGGCTCAATCGCCGAAAGCCGTAACAGCAAAATTTACAATACCGCATACGCTATTGATAAGACGGGCGCAATCATTGCAAAATACAGCAAAATCCACCTGATTGGCCTAATGGCGGAAGAAAAATATATCAGTCCCGGAGACCGTAAATGCAGTTTTGAGCTAAGTACCGGTCCGGCAGGCCTGATCATCTGTTATGACATTCGTTTTACCGAACTGCCGCGCTCTCTGGCGCTTGAGGGCTGCACGACTTTATTTATTCCGGCCCAATGGCCTGAACAAAGAGGAGAGCACTGGAGAGTTCTTAATCAGGCCCGGGCAATCGAAAACCAGCTGTTTGTTATTAGTGCCAATACGGTCAACGGCCGGGGCAATGGAAAAATGTACGGTCATTCCATGATTATTGATCCCTGGGGAAAAATTATTGCCGAAGGCGGCAGTACAGAAGAACTTATCCTGGCTGATGTTGACTTTTCAACGGTGGCCGACATACGAAAAAGACTGCCGGTGTTTACCGACCGGCGGCCTCAATATTATTAA